The Microterricola viridarii genome segment CTCACCGGCATCCCCCAGCCGCTGGAATACCTCGTCACCGAGTCGGCTGCGCGCTACGGCCGGCTCCGGGTCGGACCGGCCGACGACGAGCTGTTCCAGAGCGTGATCCGCTCCGACGATCTCGCGCTGATACACACCGTGGCTGTCGACCAGGCGCTCTCGGCGTTCGGGCTGCAGCCGGCCGGGCCGAATCGGCTGCACAGTCGCTTCGCCCCCGAGGCGCTGTTCTGGGCGCTCAGCGACGCCCGCTACCCGGTCGCCATCGAGGATGCCGCCGGCGAGGTCGTGCACCTCACCCGGCGCCGTCCCGCCCGCGCCGAAGTTCCGGCCGCCATCGACCCGTTGCCCGAGCTGATCGCGACGCTGCGCGACTCCGACGCCGACACCGCGCCGACCGGCCAGGCCTGGCTGGCCCGGCAGATCGATCTGGCCATCCGCTCCAAGCACACCCTCGTGGTGAGCGTGCGGATGCCGGGCGGAGAGGTCTCGGATTACCTGTTGGAGCCGGCCAGCGTCGCCAACGGCCGCCTGCGCGCCCGCGACCGCCGTGCCGACATCGAGCGCACCCTGCCGCTCTCCAGCATCGCCGCCATCGCCACCGCCTAGGGCACACCCCGGCGCCCGGTCGGGTGCCGGGGCGTGTCGGGGCCGTCATCGCCCCCGCGCCCAGTCGGGCCGCGTAGACTCGGCGGTTATGTCGGATGGCCCACTGATCGTTCAAAGCGACCGCACTGTTCTGCTCGAGGTCGCGCACCCGCTCGCCGAGGATGCCCGGCACGACCTTGCGGTGTTCGCCGAGTTGGAGCGTGCGCCGGAGCACATCCACAGCTACCGCATCACCCGGCTCGGATTGTGGAACGCGCGCGCCGCCGGCCACGACGCCGCCGACATGCTGGCGACGCTGGAGCGCTACTCGAAGTTCCCCGTTCCGCAGACGGTGTCGATCGACATCGTCGAGACCGTTGGCCGTTACGGGCGGCTCGTCATCGAGCGCAACGACGAGGGCGGGCTGGTGCTGCGTTCCACGGATGTCGCCGTGCTCACCGAGGTGGCCAACGCGAAGAAGATCGCGCCGCTACTGCTCGGCCGCCCCAGCCCCGACACCTTCGACGTGGAGCCGTGGGCACGCGGTGCCCTCAAGCAGGAGCTGGTCAAGCTCGGCTGGCCCGCGGAGGACCTCGCCGGCTACACGCCGGGCACGCCGCATCCGATCGACCTGGCCGAGGACGGCTGGGCGCTGCGCGACTACCAGCAGAAGGCAGTCGACAACTTCTTTGCCGGCGGCTCCGGCGTCGTCGTGCTGCCCTGTGGCGCGGGCAAGACGCTGGTCGGCGCCGGCGCCATGGCCACCGCCAAGACGAACACGCTGATCCTCGTCACCAACACCGTCAGCGCCCGGCAGTGGCGCGATGAGCTGCTGCGGCGCACCTCGCTCACCCCAGAGGAGATCGGCGAGTACTCCGGGCAGGTCAAGGAGGTCAAGCCGGTCACGATCGCGACCTACCAGATCCTCACCGCGAAGCGGAAGGGCGAGTACGCCCACCTCGCCCTGCTCGACGCGATGGACTGGGGCCTCGTGGTCTACGACGAGGTGCACCTGCTGCCGGCACCCGTGTTCAAGCTCACCGCCGAGCTGCAGGCCCGCCGCCGACTCGGACTGACCGCGACGCTGGTGCGCGAGGACGGCCGAGAGAGCGACGTGTTCAGCCTGATCGGGCCGAAGCGCTTCGACGCACCGTGGAAGGAGATCGAGGCGCAGGGCTTCATCTCCCCCGCGAACTGTTACGAGGTGCGCATCGACCTGCCGCAGCACGAGCGGCTGAGCTATGCCGCCGCTGCAGATGACGAGCGCTACCGCCTGGCCTCGACCGCCCCGGCCAAGCTGGGCGTCGTCAAGCAGCTGGTGGCCAGGCACCGCGGTGAGCGCATCCTCGTGATCGGCCAATACCTCGATCAGATCGACGAGCTCTCCGACGCGCTCAACGCGCCCAAGATCACCGGCGCGACGCCGGTCGACGAGCGCGAGCAGCTGTTCCAGGCGTTCCGCGAGGGCCGGGTCGAGGTGCTCGTCGTCTCGAAGGTCGCCAACTTCTCCGTCGACCTGCCCGAGGCGACCGTGGCCATCCAGGTGTCCGGATCGTTCGGCTCCCGCCAGGAGGAGGCGCAGCGCCTCGGCCGCCTGCTGCGGCCCAAGGAGTCCGGGCTCACCGCGAGCTTCTATTCACTGGTCGCCCGCGACACCGTCGACCAGGATTTCGCGCAGAACCGGCAGCGCTTCCTCGCCGAACAGGGCTACAGCTACACGATTCTTGACGCGCACACCCTCGACGCCGCCGCGGCCTAGCCGGACGGGTTGCCTCCCCGGAGGTTGAGCCTGTCGAAACCCTGCGACGGGATTTCGACAGGCTCAATCAGCGGGAGCGGGTTCAATCAGCGGGACGGGGCTCAATCAGCGCGCGCGGGCGTAGTGCAGCAGCAGCAGGTCGTTGGCCGGGTAGGCGTCCAGCAGCCGCATCCGCCGTGGCGCCTCGATGAGCCCGTGCGCGATCCGCCCGGCGTCCCCTCCGACGAGCAGCGGACTGAGGCTCAGGCAGAGCTCGTCGACGACGTCGGCGGCGATCAGCTCGCCGAACAGCCGCGGGCCCCCCTCGCAGAGGATCTGCGGCATCCCCCGCTCGGCCAGCGCCTGCACCAACCGTGCCGGCTCGACGGATGACACCCCGCAGTCGATCACATCGGCAACCTCGGCGAGTTCCCGGCGCCGCTCGGCCGGGGCTGCCTCATGGGTCAGCACAAGTGGGCGCACCACCGCCTCAGCGAAGAAGGGATGCTCTGGCGGCAGATCCAGCGACGACGACACCACGGCGAGCGGCGGCTGCTCTCCGAGCCCGTTCTCCTCGCGCCAGGCGATGGCCTCCTCCGGCAGCCGCAGGCCGCCGTACCCCTCGGCACGCACGGTTCCGGCG includes the following:
- a CDS encoding DNA repair helicase XPB, coding for MSDGPLIVQSDRTVLLEVAHPLAEDARHDLAVFAELERAPEHIHSYRITRLGLWNARAAGHDAADMLATLERYSKFPVPQTVSIDIVETVGRYGRLVIERNDEGGLVLRSTDVAVLTEVANAKKIAPLLLGRPSPDTFDVEPWARGALKQELVKLGWPAEDLAGYTPGTPHPIDLAEDGWALRDYQQKAVDNFFAGGSGVVVLPCGAGKTLVGAGAMATAKTNTLILVTNTVSARQWRDELLRRTSLTPEEIGEYSGQVKEVKPVTIATYQILTAKRKGEYAHLALLDAMDWGLVVYDEVHLLPAPVFKLTAELQARRRLGLTATLVREDGRESDVFSLIGPKRFDAPWKEIEAQGFISPANCYEVRIDLPQHERLSYAAAADDERYRLASTAPAKLGVVKQLVARHRGERILVIGQYLDQIDELSDALNAPKITGATPVDEREQLFQAFREGRVEVLVVSKVANFSVDLPEATVAIQVSGSFGSRQEEAQRLGRLLRPKESGLTASFYSLVARDTVDQDFAQNRQRFLAEQGYSYTILDAHTLDAAAA
- a CDS encoding pyrimidine reductase family protein translates to MTGPSTRQLFDAYALPERMTPRLRVNFVASLDGAATRDGRSGGLGTPADRAAMTVLRAIADVIVVGAGTVRAEGYGGLRLPEEAIAWREENGLGEQPPLAVVSSSLDLPPEHPFFAEAVVRPLVLTHEAAPAERRRELAEVADVIDCGVSSVEPARLVQALAERGMPQILCEGGPRLFGELIAADVVDELCLSLSPLLVGGDAGRIAHGLIEAPRRMRLLDAYPANDLLLLHYARAR